A stretch of the Paenibacillus dendritiformis genome encodes the following:
- a CDS encoding MFS transporter, producing MFSNRYVRTIIFSRALLQLGIWIRNYAVLLYVTELTNNNPVYVSLISVAEFSPIFLFALIGGTFADRWRPKRTMVWSDLLSALSVVAVLLALMGGGWTALLIGSFISASLSQFSQPSGMKLYKRHVPVEQLQGVMAMSQTLVAVFTVLGPLIGTFIFIQFGIKASLILTAALFLGSSLVLATLPRDAEEPKSGETGGFMKEMTAGLRYIGSSPSLRTLCLTFSVVGFGSGLTQPLQIFLVIEKLGQEKPFLQWLVMTNGAAMLAGGIAVMSIAKKVKPHLMITFGLLVTAVCTMGIGASTMIWLTIVLLVISGLVYPCIHSGIQTLIVRSTEGAYIGRVSGAIMPVFMGMMVIGMFLSGYLKDAFSLLAVYVISGGLIIAGVVLLLPLLFEERRKVDNGSGL from the coding sequence ATGTTTTCCAATCGTTATGTGCGAACAATTATCTTTTCCCGGGCGCTGCTGCAGTTGGGAATTTGGATCCGGAATTATGCGGTCCTTCTGTATGTTACCGAATTGACGAACAATAATCCGGTATATGTCTCCCTGATTTCGGTTGCGGAATTTTCGCCGATCTTTCTCTTCGCCCTTATCGGAGGTACCTTTGCCGACCGGTGGCGGCCGAAGCGGACCATGGTATGGAGCGATCTGCTGTCCGCCTTGTCCGTGGTGGCTGTGCTGCTTGCCCTTATGGGCGGCGGATGGACTGCGCTTCTCATCGGCTCATTTATTTCGGCCAGCCTGTCCCAATTTTCTCAGCCTTCGGGCATGAAATTGTACAAACGGCATGTACCCGTTGAACAACTCCAGGGCGTGATGGCGATGTCCCAAACGCTTGTCGCTGTTTTTACGGTCTTGGGTCCGCTCATCGGCACGTTTATTTTTATACAGTTCGGCATTAAAGCGTCTCTGATCCTGACGGCCGCGCTGTTCCTGGGGTCTTCCCTTGTATTAGCGACGCTTCCCCGTGACGCGGAGGAACCGAAGTCTGGGGAGACCGGCGGATTCATGAAAGAGATGACGGCCGGGCTGCGCTATATCGGGTCCAGTCCATCCTTAAGGACCCTTTGCTTGACTTTTTCGGTAGTCGGATTTGGATCAGGACTGACTCAGCCGCTTCAAATCTTTCTTGTCATTGAAAAATTGGGACAGGAGAAACCATTTCTGCAGTGGCTGGTGATGACCAATGGGGCAGCCATGCTGGCAGGCGGAATTGCCGTCATGAGCATTGCCAAAAAGGTGAAGCCACATCTGATGATTACGTTCGGCTTGCTGGTCACCGCCGTCTGTACGATGGGAATAGGCGCGTCCACGATGATCTGGCTGACCATTGTTCTCTTGGTAATCAGCGGATTGGTTTACCCTTGCATTCACAGCGGAATCCAGACGCTTATTGTACGGAGCACGGAAGGGGCATATATTGGCCGGGTATCCGGGGCGATCATGCCTGTATTTATGGGGATGATGGTGATTGGCATGTTCCTGTCCGGCTATCTGAAGGATGCGTTTTCCCTGCTGGCGGTGTATGTGATAAGCGGCGGGCTGATTATTGCCGGAGTGGTATTGCTGCTTCCTCTCCTTTTTGAGGAGAGAAGAAAGGTGGACAACGGTTCAGGGTTATGA
- a CDS encoding M2 family metallopeptidase translates to MEVEAFLRQQNEAVKERVAKINEMGWKVTSTGEQEWNDRLEQAQNEWSRYCADTKQFQEAKKYQALPNLSPLQRRQLDELLAMFGKHQLHPELAAQSAEMTKKLVDAFNNYRPALDGKQVSNNDLRSILENSADTELRKRAWLATKQIAARVEDQLLALVEQRNREARSLGYDNYYQMSYALQELDVEESFAIFAELLALSEEPYKSVKREIDEDTCRRFGMRGGELRPWHYTDPFFQCAPPQGQWSMNDELRGRRLEDIVLNTFRDMGLEIGDIMDASDLYPRDNKYPFGYCTSMGREGKPRIMMSIDASEFWLSAMLHEFGHAAYDKYIDPSLPFLLRKPAHTLTTEGIAMLFGRMTKQSEWIKRYIFENRPHAAFMREEASIEQALRRDMLVSMRWYLVFTLFERELYEHSGSGKELNERWWQLVQRIQHLQPPEHTHYPDWAAKMHFSLAPVSYQNYILGELAASQLQHYIEANISRPMYSPETGAYLKERFFSSGAALSWNDKLREATGEPLQPRYFVEQFVRHSGA, encoded by the coding sequence ATGGAAGTCGAAGCTTTTTTAAGACAACAGAACGAAGCGGTGAAGGAGCGGGTGGCCAAGATTAACGAAATGGGCTGGAAGGTCACCTCTACCGGCGAGCAGGAATGGAATGACCGGCTGGAGCAAGCGCAGAACGAATGGAGCCGTTATTGCGCGGACACGAAGCAATTCCAGGAAGCCAAGAAGTACCAAGCGCTGCCGAACCTGTCCCCGCTCCAGCGCCGCCAGCTCGATGAGCTGCTCGCCATGTTCGGCAAACACCAGCTCCATCCGGAGCTTGCCGCCCAATCGGCCGAAATGACCAAAAAACTCGTCGATGCATTCAACAACTACCGACCCGCGCTGGACGGCAAACAGGTCTCGAACAATGATCTGCGTTCGATACTGGAGAACAGCGCGGATACGGAACTGCGCAAGCGAGCCTGGCTGGCCACCAAGCAGATAGCGGCCCGGGTCGAGGACCAGCTTCTTGCGCTCGTGGAGCAGCGCAATCGGGAAGCGCGCTCCCTTGGGTACGACAATTACTATCAGATGAGCTATGCGCTGCAGGAGCTGGATGTGGAGGAATCATTCGCGATTTTTGCCGAACTGCTGGCGTTAAGCGAGGAGCCGTACAAGTCCGTGAAGCGGGAGATTGACGAAGATACCTGCCGCCGGTTCGGCATGCGCGGCGGCGAGCTTCGGCCGTGGCATTATACGGATCCTTTTTTCCAGTGCGCCCCGCCCCAAGGCCAATGGAGCATGAACGATGAACTGCGGGGACGGCGGTTAGAGGATATCGTCCTGAACACGTTCCGCGATATGGGGTTGGAGATCGGCGATATTATGGACGCCAGCGATCTGTATCCGCGCGACAATAAATACCCGTTCGGCTATTGCACGAGCATGGGCCGGGAAGGCAAGCCCCGCATCATGATGAGCATCGATGCGAGCGAGTTCTGGCTGAGCGCGATGCTGCACGAGTTCGGGCATGCGGCGTATGACAAATATATCGATCCGTCGCTGCCGTTCCTGCTGCGCAAGCCCGCCCATACGCTGACGACCGAAGGGATCGCGATGCTGTTCGGCAGAATGACGAAGCAGTCCGAGTGGATTAAACGGTACATTTTCGAGAATCGCCCGCATGCCGCCTTCATGCGGGAGGAAGCCTCGATCGAGCAGGCGCTGCGCCGGGATATGCTGGTCAGCATGCGCTGGTACCTCGTGTTCACCCTGTTCGAGCGCGAGCTGTACGAGCATTCCGGAAGCGGGAAAGAGCTGAATGAGCGCTGGTGGCAGCTTGTCCAGCGAATTCAGCATCTCCAGCCGCCCGAGCATACCCATTATCCGGACTGGGCGGCGAAGATGCACTTCTCGCTCGCCCCGGTCAGCTATCAGAATTACATCTTGGGAGAGCTGGCCGCCTCTCAATTGCAGCATTATATCGAGGCCAATATATCGCGGCCTATGTATTCCCCGGAGACCGGCGCTTATTTGAAAGAGCGCTTCTTCTCCTCCGGCGCGGCGCTGTCCTGGAACGACAAGCTGCGGGAGGCGACGGGAGAGCCGCTCCAGCCGCGTTATTTCGTCGAGCAGTTCGTCCGCCATTCAGGCGCGTGA
- a CDS encoding FMN-dependent NADH-azoreductase, with protein MNQVLFVKANCRSLEQSASVKLYHAFLDTYRKANPSDRVIEVDLYREKLPYYNDVMLDGMAKRRKGAALSPAEREAVGGIMRLLDPFVAADKIVFAFPMWNLTVPAVLHTYIDYVSQPGIAYRYTPEGPVGMLGNKKVALLNARGGVYSRGPAAEQEMAVNWMRHNLELLGIQDIVTVIVEGHDQYPEHRERMIDQGIAAAMKTAAAF; from the coding sequence ATGAATCAAGTCTTATTCGTCAAAGCTAACTGCCGTTCCCTCGAACAATCGGCAAGCGTAAAGCTATATCATGCGTTTTTGGATACTTACCGGAAAGCCAATCCGTCCGATCGGGTGATTGAGGTTGATTTGTACCGGGAGAAGCTGCCTTATTACAACGATGTGATGCTGGACGGCATGGCCAAGCGGCGTAAAGGAGCAGCGTTGTCGCCGGCGGAAAGGGAAGCGGTCGGCGGCATTATGCGTTTGCTGGACCCGTTCGTGGCAGCGGACAAGATCGTGTTTGCTTTTCCGATGTGGAATCTGACGGTTCCCGCCGTTCTGCATACGTATATCGATTACGTGAGCCAGCCGGGCATCGCGTATCGTTACACGCCCGAAGGTCCTGTCGGCATGCTTGGCAACAAAAAAGTCGCGCTGCTGAATGCCCGCGGGGGAGTCTATTCCAGGGGTCCGGCGGCGGAGCAGGAAATGGCCGTGAACTGGATGAGGCACAATCTGGAGCTGTTGGGGATACAAGACATCGTCACCGTTATCGTGGAAGGGCATGATCAATATCCGGAGCATCGGGAGCGCATGATTGACCAAGGCATAGCGGCCGCGATGAAGACGGCGGCCGCCTTCTAG
- a CDS encoding response regulator: MKIKVLLVDDHAVVLRGLHFFLKMQPDIDIVGEAMTGTDALRMAEALRPDVVLMDLMLPQLNGIEATRHIRRHHPDTKVLVLTSFADKDYVVPAIQAGANGYVMKDIMPNELVQAIIDVHRGQAKLHPIVTEQLMSHLSAQQDDAPEDGVPPLERLTSREVEVLRQIARGRSNKEIAAAFNIKEKTVKTHVSNLLNKLGMNARTQAAVYAVKQGLAE; this comes from the coding sequence ATGAAGATCAAGGTGCTGCTCGTGGATGACCATGCGGTCGTGCTGCGCGGGCTTCACTTTTTTTTGAAGATGCAGCCGGATATTGACATCGTCGGCGAAGCCATGACCGGCACTGACGCGCTCCGGATGGCAGAGGCGCTGCGCCCCGACGTGGTGCTCATGGATCTGATGCTGCCGCAGTTGAACGGCATCGAAGCGACCCGGCATATCCGCCGGCATCATCCGGACACGAAGGTGCTCGTCCTCACGTCCTTCGCGGACAAGGATTACGTCGTGCCTGCCATCCAGGCCGGCGCGAACGGCTACGTCATGAAGGATATTATGCCGAATGAGCTGGTTCAAGCCATCATCGACGTTCATCGGGGACAGGCCAAGCTTCATCCGATTGTGACGGAGCAGCTGATGTCGCATCTCTCCGCACAGCAGGACGATGCGCCGGAGGATGGGGTTCCGCCGCTGGAGCGGCTGACAAGCCGCGAGGTGGAGGTGCTGCGGCAGATTGCCCGGGGCCGAAGCAACAAGGAGATTGCGGCCGCTTTCAACATTAAGGAGAAGACCGTGAAGACACACGTCAGCAATCTGTTGAACAAGCTCGGAATGAATGCCCGGACGCAGGCAGCGGTATACGCGGTCAAGCAGGGATTGGCAGAGTGA